One region of Chitinispirillum alkaliphilum genomic DNA includes:
- a CDS encoding RecD-like DNA helicase YrrC has protein sequence MERIEGTVGTITYQNEDNGFTVIQLHTKSNGTVTCVGNLPTIRKGETICCEGKWQRHKKFGHQLSVSGFSIVKPTTIEGLKKLLSSGFISNIGEVRAKMIIDTFGLETMDILDNHPERLVEVQGIGPKTLEKIRSGWEGQRRMRELMIFLQEFDVSLNMISKIYKAWGAESQKRICENPYALIDAVWGVGFKKADAIAGKLNFAHDSYKRIRAGLTFVLQEASNEGHLFLPAEELCCRAEEILNVDKELITFSLDHAVNAKIFIKEDDAVYLPLFYNAEQKVATDLKLRISQLASVKQKLPPEAVDSWLSRYQIDKGWKGAPEQIEAVKSAAANQILLLTGGPGTGKTTVMQVIVAFFQKLKCKIALAAPTGRAAQRMGTVSGFEAKTIHRLLEYKPREAFSRNEENPIDAEVIILDEVSMVDILLMKSFLNAVSKNTHLIFLGDDNQLPSVGAGNVLNDLIESRTLPHVHLTRIFRQAAQSRIVTAAHEIIDGAVPLFSNSKTDNCFFLPEENPQGCLEKIVDLVARRLPARYGFDSVNDIQVLSPMHRGDLGTQNINNVLQKALNKNIQKTTFGQIDFILGDKVMQIKNNYDLGVFNGDIGYISSVSDDAVSVTFDNTPVFYEHKDLSELIPAYCISIHKSQGCEFRAVIIPLTTQHFIMLQRNLIYTALTRSREICVFVGKPKAMGMAVRNDQALRRYSRLREKLL, from the coding sequence ATGGAAAGAATCGAGGGAACCGTTGGAACCATAACCTATCAGAACGAGGATAATGGTTTCACCGTCATTCAGCTTCACACAAAATCGAATGGAACTGTAACCTGTGTAGGGAATCTACCCACCATACGCAAGGGTGAGACGATATGCTGTGAGGGTAAGTGGCAAAGGCACAAAAAATTTGGCCACCAGCTTTCTGTAAGCGGTTTCAGCATAGTAAAACCCACCACCATTGAGGGACTTAAAAAGCTTCTAAGCTCAGGATTTATCAGTAATATTGGTGAAGTCAGGGCGAAAATGATCATTGATACTTTTGGTCTCGAAACAATGGATATTCTGGATAACCATCCGGAACGCCTTGTAGAAGTTCAGGGTATAGGGCCAAAAACTCTTGAAAAGATCAGAAGCGGCTGGGAGGGACAGAGGCGGATGCGAGAGCTGATGATTTTTCTTCAGGAGTTTGATGTGTCGCTGAACATGATAAGCAAGATTTATAAGGCATGGGGGGCAGAATCACAGAAGAGGATTTGTGAGAATCCGTATGCGCTGATTGATGCGGTGTGGGGTGTGGGGTTTAAAAAGGCAGATGCGATAGCCGGAAAGTTAAACTTTGCACACGATTCTTACAAAAGGATCCGGGCAGGACTGACATTTGTACTTCAGGAGGCATCAAATGAGGGACACCTGTTTCTTCCTGCAGAAGAGCTCTGTTGCCGGGCAGAAGAGATCCTCAATGTAGATAAGGAGCTGATAACCTTCTCTCTTGATCATGCGGTGAATGCAAAAATTTTCATAAAAGAGGATGATGCGGTGTATCTGCCTCTGTTTTACAACGCAGAGCAGAAAGTGGCAACGGATCTTAAGCTTCGAATAAGTCAGCTTGCCTCGGTTAAACAGAAGCTTCCGCCCGAAGCTGTGGATTCCTGGCTTAGCCGCTATCAGATAGATAAGGGATGGAAAGGGGCTCCCGAACAGATTGAAGCAGTAAAAAGTGCCGCTGCAAACCAAATTCTTCTGCTCACCGGTGGACCGGGCACAGGGAAAACAACAGTGATGCAGGTGATAGTGGCGTTTTTCCAAAAGCTGAAATGTAAAATTGCGCTTGCGGCACCTACGGGCAGAGCTGCCCAGAGAATGGGTACTGTCTCGGGGTTTGAGGCCAAAACGATTCACCGTCTCCTGGAGTATAAGCCGAGGGAAGCCTTTTCCAGAAATGAGGAAAATCCAATAGATGCAGAGGTAATTATCCTCGATGAGGTTTCGATGGTGGATATACTGCTTATGAAATCTTTTTTGAATGCGGTATCCAAAAATACCCATCTCATTTTTCTGGGTGATGACAATCAGCTCCCTTCGGTGGGGGCGGGAAATGTACTCAATGATCTGATAGAAAGCAGAACACTCCCCCATGTGCATCTTACCCGAATTTTCAGACAAGCCGCACAAAGCAGAATTGTAACAGCGGCACATGAAATTATCGATGGAGCAGTGCCACTTTTCAGCAATTCAAAAACCGATAACTGTTTTTTCCTCCCGGAGGAAAATCCACAGGGCTGTCTGGAGAAGATTGTGGATCTTGTGGCAAGGCGTCTGCCTGCCCGCTACGGATTTGATTCGGTAAATGATATTCAGGTACTCTCCCCCATGCACAGGGGGGATCTTGGGACACAGAATATTAATAATGTGCTGCAGAAAGCACTGAATAAGAATATTCAAAAAACCACTTTCGGCCAGATAGATTTTATACTCGGTGACAAGGTGATGCAAATAAAAAACAACTATGATCTTGGTGTATTCAATGGGGATATAGGCTATATCAGCTCTGTTTCCGATGATGCAGTCTCTGTTACATTTGACAACACCCCCGTTTTCTATGAACACAAGGACCTCAGCGAGCTTATACCCGCCTACTGTATAAGTATTCACAAAAGCCAGGGGTGTGAATTCAGAGCAGTGATTATCCCCCTTACAACTCAGCACTTCATTATGCTCCAGCGCAATCTTATCTACACCGCTCTGACCCGCTCCCGGGAGATCTGCGTTTTTGTGGGTAAACCAAAGGCAATGGGTATGGCGGTCAGAAATGATCAGGCTCTGAGGAGGTATTCAAGGCTCAGGGAAAAATTGCTGTGA
- a CDS encoding Queuosine biosynthesis QueD, PTPS-I / Folate biosynthesis protein PTPS-III (Queuosine biosynthesis QueD, PTPS-I / Folate biosynthesis protein PTPS-III, catalyzes a reaction that bypasses dihydroneopterin aldolase (FolB)) — translation MYEVTTESHFSAAHRLRNYSGPCENIHGHNWLVRVTVRCSTLDDCGIGIDFKLLRKKLKDVLDEFDHKDLNLVFGETGLNPSSENIARYIYELLDKSLGDSNASMARVEVHETPGNYATYYV, via the coding sequence ATGTATGAAGTCACCACAGAAAGTCATTTCTCCGCTGCCCACCGTCTGAGAAATTACAGCGGCCCATGCGAAAATATCCACGGTCACAACTGGCTTGTAAGAGTTACAGTACGCTGCTCCACACTCGATGATTGCGGGATAGGGATAGATTTCAAACTGCTCAGGAAAAAACTCAAGGATGTTCTCGATGAGTTTGATCACAAGGATCTGAATCTGGTATTTGGAGAAACGGGCCTCAATCCCTCATCTGAAAATATCGCCCGATACATCTACGAATTACTCGATAAATCTCTGGGCGATTCCAATGCATCCATGGCAAGGGTGGAGGTGCACGAAACCCCGGGAAACTACGCCACCTACTACGTGTGA
- a CDS encoding Queuosine Biosynthesis QueE Radical SAM, producing the protein MEVIEIFKSIQGESSYSGRLCSFVRLKGCNLNCVWCDTEYAVNENGTVLDVGEIVSLVKQHHTKLVEITGGEPLLQDSTPRLCSEFLDRGYTVLVETNGSLDIGKLPSGVLRIIDIKCPDSGEGLSFRMDNLDLLTKQDECKFVVASVKDLNWASSFIKKHDLTSRCTLFLSPAGGLIGSCEVADFIVENSMDVRLGVQLHKLIWGERRGV; encoded by the coding sequence ATGGAAGTAATCGAGATTTTCAAAAGCATCCAGGGAGAATCCTCTTACTCAGGCAGGCTCTGTTCATTTGTGCGCCTGAAAGGGTGCAACCTCAACTGCGTGTGGTGCGATACAGAGTATGCGGTGAATGAGAATGGTACGGTTCTGGATGTGGGGGAAATTGTTTCTTTGGTGAAGCAGCATCACACAAAGCTGGTCGAGATCACAGGCGGAGAACCACTTCTTCAGGACAGTACACCACGGCTCTGCTCAGAATTTCTGGACAGGGGATACACTGTTTTGGTTGAAACAAACGGAAGCCTTGACATCGGCAAACTACCATCAGGGGTTCTGCGCATCATCGATATCAAGTGCCCCGACAGCGGAGAAGGTTTGAGTTTCCGGATGGATAACCTTGATCTTCTGACCAAACAGGATGAATGTAAATTCGTGGTGGCATCGGTTAAAGATCTCAACTGGGCCTCATCATTTATCAAGAAACATGATCTCACCTCCCGCTGTACTCTGTTTTTATCCCCTGCAGGTGGTCTTATAGGGAGCTGTGAAGTGGCAGATTTTATCGTTGAAAACTCTATGGATGTCAGGCTTGGAGTGCAGCTCCATAAGCTGATCTGGGGTGAGAGGAGGGGTGTATGA
- a CDS encoding Queuosine Biosynthesis QueC ATPase: MSNKKAVILLSGGIDSATCAAIAKDEGYQLYGMSFSYGQRHAVELEAAKRTGKFFSIHEHRIISLDPAAFSSNALTDDIEVPKNGNDKDSIPVTYVPARNTIFLSLALGWAEVLEVNDIFIGVNAVDYSGYPDCRPEFISSFEAMANLATKAAVNGRKIHIRTPLMNLSKAQIIQTGTKLGFDYSLTHSCYDPSSDGAACGECDSCLIRKAGFKKAGVKDPTRYITLNAV; this comes from the coding sequence ATGAGCAACAAAAAAGCAGTTATACTGCTCAGCGGCGGAATAGACAGTGCAACCTGCGCAGCCATTGCCAAAGATGAAGGGTATCAGTTGTATGGAATGAGTTTCTCATACGGGCAGAGGCACGCTGTGGAGCTTGAAGCAGCCAAAAGAACCGGGAAGTTTTTCTCGATACATGAACATCGCATTATTTCTCTTGATCCGGCTGCATTCAGTTCAAACGCCCTTACTGATGATATCGAAGTGCCCAAAAACGGAAACGATAAGGATTCCATACCGGTCACTTATGTGCCTGCAAGAAATACCATTTTTCTCTCCCTTGCACTGGGGTGGGCTGAGGTACTTGAGGTTAATGATATTTTCATCGGAGTCAATGCGGTGGATTATTCAGGATATCCCGACTGTAGGCCTGAATTCATCTCCTCCTTTGAGGCAATGGCAAACCTGGCCACCAAAGCAGCTGTAAACGGGAGAAAAATTCACATCCGCACACCGCTAATGAATTTAAGTAAAGCACAGATTATTCAAACAGGTACAAAGCTTGGATTCGATTACTCTCTTACACACAGCTGTTACGATCCCTCGTCAGACGGAGCGGCATGCGGAGAGTGTGACAGTTGTCTAATCAGAAAAGCCGGATTCAAAAAGGCCGGTGTTAAAGATCCCACAAGGTATATCACCCTCAACGCTGTTTGA